Proteins co-encoded in one Salvia splendens isolate huo1 chromosome 4, SspV2, whole genome shotgun sequence genomic window:
- the LOC121799973 gene encoding suppressor of mec-8 and unc-52 protein homolog 2-like has protein sequence MSSKRNHKEKTVRRHHKEEKPEEPELPKYRDRAKERREDQNPDYEITELTSFHAVAPPGSVDILSADAHKLSIEKSKYLGGDVEHTHLVKGLDYALLNKVRSEIDKKPDAGEENDGKPKVQKDDQPVTFRTATAKSVYQCIVKPQTVIKTNEMFLPGRMAFIFNMESGFSHDIPTTVHRSKADCPVPEEMVTVSVDGSVLDRIAKIMSYLRLGSSGKVLKKKKKDKDGKGKNLSVSNGYEEDERILKSESLKNQNDGEIRLPPPPPPPRKNYPDTKEKVESPIVRKEEEDIFVGDGVDYSIPSKDMSHSPISEDMEESPRNKEKQSYFAEPAYGPVPPAELSHGWEQADGYEALQAQALASGYQGEWQNYQYAEQLAYPELYLQQDMQAYDMQAQADPNALQDPRFMTQEEKDRGLGSVFKRDDQRLQQLREKDAREKDPNFISDSYSECYPGYQEYNREVVDSDEEGDLSKMDMGGRAKGRLHRWDFETEEEWAKYNEEKEAMPKAAFQFGVKMQDGRKTRKQNREQKLTNDLHKINKLLARKKAEMGGDKNDDGRTYGDETPGKKLRI, from the exons ATGTCGTCGAAGCGCAATCACAAGGAGAAAACCGTGCGGCGCCACCA taaggAGGAGAAGCCGGAAGAGCCTGAGCTACCGAAATACAGGGACCGGGCTAAAGAGCGGAGGGAAGATCAGAATCCAGATTACGAGATCACTGAACTGACGTCCTTTCATGCCGTTGCTCCTCCGGGAAGTGTTGATATATT GTCTGCTGATGCGCACAAGTTGTCTATTGAGAAGAGTAAATATCTTGGAG GTGATGTTGAGCACACTCATTTGGTTAAAGGGTTGGATTATGCTTTGCTTAATAAAGTGCGAAGTGAAATTGATAAAAAGCCCGATGCTGGAGAAGAGAATGATGGGAAACCTAA AGTACAAAAGGACGATCAACCTGTAACTTTCCGCACTGCAACAGCAAAG TCAGTTTATCAATGCATAGTCAAGCCACAAACAGTCATCAAGACAAATGAAATGTTCCTTCCTGGAAGAATGGCTTTTATTTTTAACATG GAAAGTGGGTTTTCACATGATATTCCAACAACTGTCCACAGAAGTAAAGCCGATTGTCCTGTTCCGGAG GAGATGGTTACCGTGAGTGTTGATGGTTCAGTGCTAGATCGAATTGCTAAGATCATGTCATATCTTCGCCTTGGCTCATCGGGGAAGGttctgaaaaagaaaaagaaagacaAAGATGGAAAAG GAAAGAATTTATCTGTTTCTAATGGATATGAGGAAGATGAAAGGATTTTGAAATCTGAGTCTCTGAAGAATCAAAATGATGGAGAAATCCGActgccaccacctcccccacctcccagaAAGAATTATCCTGACACAAAAGAGAAGGTGGAGTCGCCCATTGTTAGGAAAGAAGAGGAAGATATTTTTGTGGGTGATGGTGTAGACTATTCTATTCCCAGTAAAGATATGAGCCACAGCCCAATTTCAGAGGATATGGAAGAATCTCCTCGGAACAAAGAGAAACAATCCTACTTTGCTGAGCCTGCGTATGGTCCAGTACCACCTGCTGAGCTATCTCATGGTTGGGAACAAGCG GATGGATACGAGGCTTTGCAAGCACAAGCGTTGGCTAGTGGCTACCAAGGAGAGTGGCAGAATTACCAATATGCTGAGCAACTAGCTTACCCTGAGCTGTATCTTCAGCAAGACATGCAGGCTTATGATATGCAAGCTCAAGCCGATCCAAATGCTCTGCAGGATCCGCGTTTCATGACCCAAGAAGAGAAGGATAGGGGCTTGGGATCTGTGTTTAAGAGGGACGATCAGAGACTTCAACAACTGCGTGAAAAGGATGCCCGAGAGAAAGATCCTAATTTTATATCTGATAGTTACTCTGAGTGCTACCCTGGTTACCAAGAATACAACCGTGAGGTTGTCGACAGCGATGAAGAAGGTGATTTGTCCAAGATGGACATGGGCGGACGG GCAAAGGGACGGCTTCACCGGTGGGACTTTGAAACGGAAGAGGAATGGGCTAAATACAACGAGGAGAAGGAAGCAATGCCAAAAGCTGCATTCCAGTTCGGTGTGAAGATGCAAGATGGTCGGAAGACCCGGAAGCAGAACAGGGAACAGAAGCTCACCAATGACCTGCACAAGATAAACAAACTACTCGCTCGGAAGAAGGCCGAGATGGGCGGCGACAAAAATGATGATGGCAGGACGTATGGCGATGAAACTCCTGGAAAGAAGCTAAGGATATGA
- the LOC121799974 gene encoding uncharacterized protein LOC121799974 gives MASEGKVSYASRSNMEKANTKFSYVDDFDDTPWPPQEGQNAEVLNQKVSYPYPLDSDDFMDRGYDSGEDQYPPVSRNGPPEVNLKNVMGGIFAILTGRNKGHSAVRSLPQLPSSNVSFLGSAKDGETVLHSSVYIPSAPPLLEQNAFNYNAYKDVLEAEPPEWLPDSSTTVCMQCTAPFTALTRGRHHCRLCGGIFCRVCSKGRCLLPAKFRERNPQRVCDTCYDRLDPLQVVLINTISNASQVAKHDVMDWTCSRGWLNLPVGLSMEHEIYKSTNTLRNFSQVARLNPEKSIPAAVLKGARGLAILTVAKAGVLLSYKLGTGLVVARRSDGSWSAPSAILSAGLGWGAQVGGELMDFIIVLHNTKAVKTFCSRMHFSLGAGCSAAAGPIGRVVEADLRAGDKGSGMCYTYSCSKGAFVGVSLEGNAVATRMDANLQFYGDPYLTTADILLGSVDRPKAAEPLYAALRDLYSKL, from the exons ATGGCTTCAGAAGGGAAAGTTTCATATGCGTCCCGGTCTAATATGGAAAAGGCGAATACCAAGTTTTCTTATGTAGATGATTTTGATGACACTCCCTGGCCTCCTCAAGAAGGCCAGAATGCGGAGGTGTTGAATCAGAAAGTGTCATATCCATATCCGCTTGATTCTGATGATTTTATGGATCGAGGTTATGACTCGGGCGAGGATCAGTATCCACCAGTGTCAAGAAATGGCCCACCTGAGGTGAACTTGAAAAATGTTATGGGTGGGATATTTGCCATTCTTACTGGACGAAATAAAGGTCATTCAGCTGTAAGAAGTCTCCCTCAGTTGCCAAGTTCTAATGTATCATTCCTTGGATCTGCAAAGGATGGAGAAACAGTCTTGCATTCTTCAGTTTACATTCCGAGTGCTCCCCCACTTCTTGAGCAGAATGCTTTCAACTATAATGCTTACAAAGATGTCCTGGAGGCTGAACCACCAGAATGGCTTCCGGACAGCTCGACAACAGTTTGCATGCAGTGCACTGCTCCCTTTACAGCTTTGACCCGTGGTAGACACCATTGTCGCTTGTGTGGAGGCATCTTTTGTAGGGTGTGCTCAAAAGGGAGGTGTTTGTTACCTGCCAAGTTTAGGGAAAGGAACCCGCAGAGGGTGTGTGACACTTGTTATGATAGGCTTGATCCATTGCAAGTTGTATTGATCAATACTATCAGCAATGCTTCCCAGGTTGCAAAGCATGATGTGATGGATTGGACTTGCTCGAGAGGATGGTTAAATCTTCCTGTGGGGTTGTCCATGGAGCATGAAATATACAAGTCAACCAATACGCTGAGGAACTTTTCGCAG GTGGCTAGGTTGAACCCTGAGAAGTCCATCCCTGCGGCTGTTTTGAAAGGAGCAAGAGGATTGGCAATCTTAACAGTTGCTAAAGCTGGTGTGTTACTTTCTTATAAACTTGGGACTGGCTTGGTTGTTGCCCGGCGATCAGATGGGTCATGGTCGGCACCATCTGCCATTCTCTCTGCTGGTTTGGGATGGGGTGCACAG GTCGGAGGTGAACTCATGGATTTCATAATTGTGCTTCACAACACAAAAGCTGTGAAAACATTTTGCAGTCGCATGCATTTTTCTCTTGGTGCTGGTTGCAGTGCTGCTGCTGGACCAATTGGAAGAGTTGTTGAGGCAGATCTACGAGCTGGAGATAAAGGGTCCGGCATGTGCTATACTTACAGTTGTAGTAAAG GTGCATTTGTGGGGGTCTCTCTCGAGGGGAACGCCGTTGCGACAAGAATGGACGCAAACCTTCAATTTTACGGCGATCCATACCTAACCACAGCTGATATCCTTCTTGGAAGTGTGGATAGGCCAAAGGCTGCAGAGCCACTGTATGCTGCTCTCAGAGACCTTTACTCTAAGCTGTGA